A window of the Lagopus muta isolate bLagMut1 chromosome 1, bLagMut1 primary, whole genome shotgun sequence genome harbors these coding sequences:
- the STX19 gene encoding syntaxin-19, giving the protein MRDRLQELKLRAKELQMAGENNCPPVRDEQEEFEQQAIIYEREPITERHFHEIQKLQNEINNLVEEVQKFSQQQKSLVSSMRRFSVLKKESNTAREIKIQAEHIRKGLDELSKTVKKVESEYGLSRAIVRILASQHTFLSRCYLNAMLSYNEAITAKQEKCRRFIVRQLEVAGKEVSEDEVNDMFQQGKWEIFNENLLTEAKITKAQLSEIEQRHKELISLESQIKDLKDLFIQISVLVEEQGEMINNIEISMNNTQEYTQISREKFGLAVRYRKRNPCKVICCWCCPCCK; this is encoded by the coding sequence ATGAGAGATCGCCTTCAGGAGCTTAAGCTCCGAGCCAAAGAACTACAGATGGCTGGAGAAAATAACTGTCCACCTGTACGAGATGAGCAGGAAGAGTTTGAACAGCAGGCCATTATTTATGAAAGGGAGCCTATAACCGAAAGGCACTTCCATGAAATCCAGAAGCTTCAGAACGAGATCAATAATTTGGTGGAGGAAGTTCAAAAATTCagtcaacaacaaaaaagtctAGTATCTTCAATGAGAAGGTTCAGTGTTCTTAAAAAGGAATCTAACacagcaagagaaataaaaattcaagcAGAGCATATACGAAAAGGTTTGGATGAACTGTcgaaaacagtgaaaaaagttGAAAGTGAATATGGGTTATCACGTGCTATAGTAAGAATTCTAGCTTCCCAGCACACTTTCCTGTCCCGGTGTTACCTAAATGCTATGCTTTCATACAATGAAGCTATAACAGCCAAacaagagaaatgcagaagattTATTGTTCGTCAGCTTGAAGTAGCTGGTAAAGAGGTATCTGAGGACGAAGTCAATGATATGTTCCAACAAGGAAAATGGGAGATTTTCAACGAAAATCTACTCACCGAAGCCAAAATTACTAAAGCTCAGCTTTCAGAGATTGAACAGAGACACAAAGAACTAATCAGCCTAGAGAGTCAGATCAAAGACTTGAAGGACCTTTTCATCCAGATATCAGTTCTGGTAGAAGAGCAGGGGGAGATGATCAATAACATTGAAATCAGTATGAACAACACTCAAGAATACACCCAAATATCTAGAGAAAAATTTGGACTTGCAGTCAGGTATCGAAAAAGAAACCCTTGCAAAGTAATATGCTGCTGGTGTTGCCCATGCTGCAAgtaa